In Haliotis asinina isolate JCU_RB_2024 chromosome 16, JCU_Hal_asi_v2, whole genome shotgun sequence, the following are encoded in one genomic region:
- the LOC137268773 gene encoding uncharacterized protein yields MTVYESVTENVTMAVYESVTENVTMAVYEAMTGSVTGTVTVYVYTSVTVTKTVTVYESVTVTWTVCESVTDNVTATVYESVTVTVTWTVGESVTDNVTVYESVTVTVTWTVCESVTDNVTVYESVTGTGTLRWLCE; encoded by the coding sequence ATGACTGTGTATGAGTCTGTGACTGAGAATGTGACTATGGCTGTGTATGAGTCTGTGACTGAAAATGTGACTATGGCTGTGTATGAGGCTATGACTGGGTCTGTAACTGGGACTGtgactgtgtatgtgtatacGTCTGTGACTGTGACTAAGACTGTAACTGTGTATGAGTCTGTGACTGTGACATGGACAGTGTGTGAGTCTGTGACTGACAATGTGACTGCGACTGTGTATGagtctgtgactgtgactgtgacatgGACAGTGGGTGAGTCTGTGACTGACAATGTGACTGTGTATGagtctgtgactgtgactgtgacatgGACAGTGTGTGAGTCTGTGACTGACAATGTGACTGTGTATGAGTCTGTGACTGGGACTGGGACTCTCCGATGGTTATGCGAGTAA
- the LOC137268775 gene encoding adhesin Ata autotransporter-like: MAPVKNHLLVVGAGKDVSTIRNDISTVRDDISISRKDVSTIRNDISTVRDDINTSRKDVSTIRNDISTVRNDISTVRDAINTSRKDVSTIRGGVSTVKNVYRDDISTFRGDISTGRNDISTVRDDISTSRKDVSTIRGGVSTVKNVYRDDISTFRGDISTGRNDISTVRDDINTSRKDVSTIRNDISTVRDDINTSRKDVSTIRNDISTVRDDINTSRKDVSTIRNDISTVRDDINTSRKDVSTIRNDISTVRDDISTSRKDVSTIRNDVSTVKNVYRDDISTFRGDISTGRNDISTVRDDINTSRKDVSTIRGGVSTVKNVYRDDISTFRGDISTGRNDISTVRDDISTSRKDVSTIRGGVSTVKNVYRDDISTFRGDISTGRNDISTVRDDINTSRKDVSTIRNDISTVRDDINTSRKDVSTIRNDISTVRDAINTSRKDVSTIRGGVSTVKNVYRDDISTFRGDISTGRNDISTVRDDINTSRKDVSTIRGGVSTVKNVYRDDISTVRDDINTSRKDVSTIRNDISTVRDAINTSRKDVSTIRGGVSTVKNVYRDDISTFRGDISTGRNDISTVRDDINTSRKDVSTIRNDASTVKNVYRDDISTFRGDISTGRNDISTVRDAINTSRKDVSTIRNDISTVRDAINTSRKDVSTIRDDISTVRDAINTSRKDVSTIRNDISTVRDAINTSRKDVSAIRNDISTVRDAINTSRKDVSTIRNDISTVRDAINTSRKDVSTIRNDISTVRDAINTSRKDVSTIRNDISTVRDDINISRKDVSTIRNDASTVKNVYRDDISTFRGDISTGRNDISTVRDDINTSRKDKGREYNQKRHQYSQRRHQHIQKGREYNQKRHQYSQRRHQHIQKGREYNQKRHQYSQRRHQHIQKGREYNQKRHQYSQRRHQHIQKGREYNQKRHQYSQRRHQHIQKGREYNQKRRQYSEKRVQRRH; the protein is encoded by the exons ATGGCACCCGTGAagaaccacctcctcgtggtgggtgcagG AAAGGACGTGAGTACAATCAGAAACGACATCAGTACAGTCAGAGACGACATCAGCATATCCAGAAAGGACGTGAGTACAATCAGAAACGACATCAGTACAGTCAGAGACGACATCAACACATCCAGAAAGGACGTGAGTACAATCAGAAACGACATCAGTACAGTCAGAAACGACATCAGTACAGTCAGAGACGCCATCAACACATCCAGAAAGGACGTGAGTACAATCAGAGGCGGCGTCAGTACAGTGAAAAACGTGTATAGAGACGACATTAGTACATTTAGAGGCGACATCAGCACAGGCAGAAACGACATCAGTACAGTCAGAGACGACATCAGCACATCCAGAAAGGACGTGAGTACAATCAGAGGCGGCGTCAGTACAGTGAAAAACGTGTATAGAGACGACATTAGTACATTTAGAGGCGACATCAGCACAGGCAGAAACGACATCAGTACAGTCAGAGACGACATCAACACATCCAGAAAGGACGTGAGTACAATCAGAAACGACATCAGTACAGTCAGAGACGACATCAACACATCCAGAAAGGACGTGAGTACAATCAGAAACGACATCAGTACAGTCAGAGACGACATCAACACATCCAGAAAGGACGTGAGTACAATCAGAAACGACATCAGTACAGTCAGAGACGACATCAACACATCCAGAAAGGACGTGAGTACAATCAGAAACGACATCAGTACAGTCAGAGACGACATCAGCACATCCAGAAAGGACGTGAGTACAATCAGAAACGACGTCAGTACAGTGAAAAACGTGTATAGAGACGACATTAGTACATTTAGAGGCGACATCAGCACAGGCAGAAACGACATCAGTACAGTCAGAGACGACATCAACACATCCAGAAAGGACGTGAGTACAATCAGAGGCGGCGTCAGTACAGTGAAAAACGTGTATAGAGACGACATTAGTACATTTAGAGGCGACATCAGCACAGGCAGAAACGACATCAGTACAGTCAGAGACGACATCAGCACATCCAGAAAGGACGTGAGTACAATCAGAGGCGGCGTCAGTACAGTGAAAAACGTGTATAGAGACGACATTAGTACATTTAGAGGCGACATCAGCACAGGCAGAAACGACATCAGTACAGTCAGAGACGACATCAACACATCCAGAAAGGACGTGAGTACAATCAGAAACGACATCAGTACAGTCAGAGACGACATCAACACATCCAGAAAGGACGTGAGTACAATCAGAAACGACATCAGTACAGTCAGAGACGCCATCAACACATCCAGAAAGGACGTGAGTACAATCAGAGGCGGCGTCAGTACAGTGAAAAACGTGTATAGAGACGACATTAGTACATTTAGAGGCGACATCAGCACAGGCAGAAACGACATCAGTACAGTCAGAGACGACATCAACACATCCAGAAAGGACGTGAGTACAATCAGAGGCGGCGTCAGTACAGTGAAAAACGTGTATAGAGACGACATCAGTACAGTCAGAGACGACATCAACACATCCAGAAAGGACGTGAGTACAATCAGAAACGACATCAGTACAGTCAGAGACGCCATCAACACATCCAGAAAGGACGTGAGTACAATCAGAGGCGGCGTCAGTACAGTGAAAAACGTGTATAGAGACGACATTAGTACATTTAGAGGCGACATCAGCACAGGCAGAAACGACATCAGTACAGTCAGAGACGACATCAACACATCCAGAAAGGACGTGAGTACAATCAGAAACGACGCCAGTACAGTGAAAAACGTGTACAGAGACGACATTAGTACATTTAGAGGCGACATCAGCACAGGCAGAAACGACATCAGTACAGTCAGAGACGCCATCAACACATCCAGAAAGGACGTGAGTACAATCAGAAACGACATCAGTACAGTCAGAGACGCCATCAACACATCCAGAAAGGACGTGAGTACAATCAGAGACGACATCAGTACAGTCAGAGACGCCATCAACACATCCAGAAAGGACGTGAGTACAATCAGAAACGACATCAGTACAGTCAGAGACGCCATCAACACATCCAGAAAGGACGTGAGTGCAATCAGAAACGACATCAGTACAGTCAGAGACGCCATCAACACATCCAGAAAGGACGTGAGTACAATCAGAAACGACATCAGTACAGTCAGAGACGCCATCAACACATCCAGAAAGGACGTGAGTACAATCAGAAACGACATCAGTACAGTCAGAGACGCCATCAACACATCCAGAAAGGACGTGAGTACAATCAGAAACGACATCAGTACAGTCAGAGACGACATCAACATATCCAGAAAGGACGTGAGTACAATCAGAAACGACGCCAGTACAGTGAAAAACGTGTACAGAGACGACATTAGTACATTTAGAGGCGACATCAGCACAGGCAGAAACGACATCAGTACAGTCAGAGACGACATCAACACATCCAGAAAGGAC AAAGGACGTGAGTACAATCAGAAACGACATCAGTACAGTCAGAGACGCCATCAACACATCCAGAAAGGACGTGAGTACAATCAGAAACGACATCAGTACAGTCAGAGACGCCATCAACACATCCAGAAAGGACGTGAGTACAATCAGAAACGACATCAGTACAGTCAGAGACGCCATCAACACATCCAGAAAGGACGTGAGTACAATCAGAAACGACATCAGTACAGTCAGAGACGCCATCAACACATCCAGAAAGGACGTGAGTACAATCAGAAACGACATCAGTACAGTCAGAGACGACATCAACATATCCAGAAAGGACGTGAGTACAATCAGAAACGACGCCAGTACAGTGAAAAACGTGTACAGAGACGACATTAG